The following proteins are encoded in a genomic region of Nicotiana sylvestris chromosome 4, ASM39365v2, whole genome shotgun sequence:
- the LOC138889752 gene encoding uncharacterized protein: protein MCKTFKIKHKNSIAYRPQMNRAVEVANKNIKKIMRKMIEKHKQWLEKLSFSLLGYRTIVRTSTGATPYKLVYGTEAVIPAEVEIPSLRIIQEAKLDDAEWVESRYEQLALIDGKRMNAVCHGQLYQNKNVQTLQQKSQAKTVYTRAAGVKKDFPASR from the coding sequence atgtgtaaaaccttcaagatcaaacacaagaattctatagcttacagacctcagatgaacagaGCTGTAGAagtcgccaataagaatatcaagaagataatgaggaagatgatagaaaagcataagcagtggcttgagaagttatcattttccttGTTGGGATACCgtaccatagtccgcacatcaaccggggcaactccctataagTTGGTTTATGgaacagaagcagtcattcccgccgaggtagaaattccctccttaagaatcatacaggaagccaaaCTTGATGATGCCGAATGGGTAGAGAGTCgctacgagcagctagctcttatagatgggaaaagaatgaatgcagtttgccatggtcaactttatcagaacaaaaATGTCCAGacccttcaacaaaagagtcaagccaagacagtttacaccagggcagctggtgttaaaaaagattttcccgcatcaagatga